The sequence gagggtgctgagagctcagaggaggagaaaccttgccagcccgtgacaccgtcggtctgtgggtgcggggcagggcagctgcaggtggcggagggatgtggtgcagccggcacagccccaggaatgtccctcctgtccagaggaggaggccgtgctcccgagcagggcttccctgctgcgctgccagagggacaggccacggctctgccttctcccggggacggctgcgggggggtgcagccgcgggtgcagccgcgggtgcccagggctgtccttccgagcagggtccctgcacccccggggctgcgtgctggggcagggactctgccgccggccagggtcagcactcagcctgcccggggagctgcccgcggcgccggggggagcagctgtggggggcaggagagacccccggcagggcagggtcctgctgctgtggagagagaggctgctgcgtggggcagggctgctcccagccccacatcacccccaggacacgggcagaggcagcatttcaaGAGGAAGCCCAAGGCAGGGATTACTACCAAGAGAAGGAGCTTGCTTATGGCTGGGTTTACAAtctcctgcttttgcagaatttggggagagaaatggaaaaggagttCTCGCGCTTGCAGAAGGCACTGAGACACCGGAGCTGAAGCCCCGAgtgagcagcatctctgacagcAGCTTCCTAAAGTGCCTTCAGCCACTCCCCCGCCTCTggacagcaccagcatcacccatCAGGGTTGCTCTGACCTGCCCTTTTCGACCTGGGAACAGGAATATGCGCCCAGGCAGTGCCCTGCCAACAGGCAGGTTTCTCTAGCGCCAAGGTGAGTGCACAGAGCTTGGGACGGGGTCTGTCCGTGCTGACAGGGAAAGACCTGGCACAGGGAAGCACCTTCCAGggggaaaaactgcagagagcgGGGCTACGGCCCGGCAATGAgaggaaatgcagacagaaacgTGGGAGTGAGAGTTCAGAAATCTCCATCTCATCCCCTCCAGCGCAGAGCCCTTCCTCTGAGCAagccccctgcctcctcctctcccaccagcgAAGCCTCTGCTCTCAGGGCAGTGGGGTCCAAGGCAggaccctcctcctctcagcccgagctgcagcagagccggggtgcagctctgcagccccgtgcccagtgccctctgcagagctccggggctgggagcagccgcccGGCAATgttggtgtctgggaggaggcagcacagcgaCGGAAGGATAACGCTGTCCTGTTGCTCCTCCGGTCTCACAGCCATTGGCTCGGAGTGCAGGAGAAATTCTCAGGGTCTCTGGTTTCAGAGAACGCTCAGAGGGCATAATGGGGGAGGTAGGAATACAAGATTGCCTAAAATGACTTTCTGCCACCCATGTTCCTTTGCACTAGGAGTGTGGAATCTGATAAACCCTTCTAAATGCGGAGTGATTTCATCGGACTAATTCTGATATCAAACCTATCCCCTCCTCTCCTGGCACGTTCCCACGTCCCCACTgccgtggggcagggctgccttcTCAGGGACCCATGGGCAGAGGCCCTGCCCGTCACAGCATGAAATCACAGCGTTAGCTGCAGAAAATGAAGCTCAGGTCAGGAGGGTGAATGAAGGGTCTCCCAGAGGCAAAAAAAGAGttgtgggggggaagggggagggtcTACAAAGAAATGGCACAGATTTTCCTCAGAGAATTGTCTTCACCCTTccactgccttttcttcctgtaacaCCCTCCAGATCCAGAGTGAACagatgtccaacggcagctccgtcaccgggttcctcctcctggcattcgcagacagacgggagctgcagctcctgcacttctggctcttcctgggcatctccctggctgccctcctgggcaacggcctcatcatcaccgccatcgcctgtgaccaccgcctgcacacccccatgtacttcttcctcctcaacctctccctcctcgacctgggctccctctccaccactctccccaaagccatggccaactccctctggcacaacaggcacatctcctacctCGGATGTGCTGCCCAGGTCTTTTTCTTGGTCTTCTTTTTtggagcagagttttctctcctcaccatcatggcctacgaccgctacgttgccatctgcaaccccctgcactacgggaccctcctgggcagcagagcttgtgcccacatggcagcagctgcctggggctctgggTTTCTCTATGCTCTCCTGCACACAGccagcacattttcactgccactctgcaaaggcaacaccctgggccagttcttctgtgaaatcccccagatcctcaagctctcctgctcacactcctacctcagggaagttgggcttatcgtGGTTAGTGTCTGTTtagtttttgggtgttttg is a genomic window of Athene noctua unplaced genomic scaffold, bAthNoc1.hap1.1 HAP1_HAP1_scaffold_34, whole genome shotgun sequence containing:
- the LOC141974177 gene encoding olfactory receptor 14A16-like, whose amino-acid sequence is MSNGSSVTGFLLLAFADRRELQLLHFWLFLGISLAALLGNGLIITAIACDHRLHTPMYFFLLNLSLLDLGSLSTTLPKAMANSLWHNRHISYLGCAAQVFFLVFFFGAEFSLLTIMAYDRYVAICNPLHYGTLLGSRACAHMAAAAWGSGFLYALLHTASTFSLPLCKGNTLGQFFCEIPQILKLSCSHSYLREVGLIVVSVCLVFGCFVFIVVSYVQIFRAVLRIPSEQGRHKAFSTCLPHLAVVSLFVSTVMVSYLKPPSVSSPALDLVVSFLYSVVPPTLNPLIYSMRNQDLTDALRKLVARWYSEAINCSSSS